A section of the Campylobacter concisus ATCC 51562 genome encodes:
- the groL gene encoding chaperonin GroEL (60 kDa chaperone family; promotes refolding of misfolded polypeptides especially under stressful conditions; forms two stacked rings of heptamers to form a barrel-shaped 14mer; ends can be capped by GroES; misfolded proteins enter the barrel where they are refolded when GroES binds), whose amino-acid sequence MAKEIFYSDDARNRLYEGVKKLNDAVKVTMGPRGRNVLIQKSFGAPNITKDGVSVAKEVELKDTIENMGASLVREVASKTNDQAGDGTTTATVLAHAIFKEGLRNVTAGANPIEVKRGMDKEVAALIDALKNISKKVSGSKEIAQIATISANSDESIGKLIADAMEKVGKDGVITVEEAKSIQDELSVVEGMQFDRGYLSPYFITNPEKMQVELSNPFILLFDKKITNLKDLLPVLEQVQKSGKPLLIIAEDIEGEALATLVVNKLRGVLNISAVKAPGFGDRRKAMLEDIAILTGGEVISEELGRTLESATINDLGQASSVVIDKDNTTIVNGAGEKSAIDARITQIKAQIAETTSDYDKEKLQERLAKLSGGVAVIKVGAATETEMKEKKDRVDDALSATRAAVEEGIVVGGGSALILASKSVNLNLQGDEAIGAEIVRRALRAPLRQIAENAGFDAGVVANAVETNKDANFGFNAATGEYVNMFEAGIIDPVKVERVALQNAVSVASLLLTTEATISEIKEEKAMPAMPDMGGMGGMGGMM is encoded by the coding sequence ATGGCAAAAGAAATTTTTTACTCTGATGATGCAAGAAACCGCCTATACGAGGGCGTAAAAAAACTAAATGACGCTGTGAAAGTGACAATGGGACCAAGAGGCAGAAATGTCCTTATCCAAAAGAGCTTTGGTGCTCCAAACATCACAAAGGACGGCGTTAGCGTGGCTAAAGAAGTTGAGCTAAAAGATACTATCGAAAACATGGGTGCAAGCCTAGTTAGAGAAGTAGCAAGCAAGACAAACGACCAAGCGGGCGACGGCACTACAACAGCGACTGTGCTAGCTCACGCGATATTTAAAGAGGGTCTTAGAAACGTAACTGCTGGCGCAAATCCTATCGAAGTAAAACGCGGTATGGATAAAGAAGTAGCAGCTCTTATAGATGCACTAAAAAATATCTCTAAAAAAGTATCAGGTTCAAAAGAGATCGCTCAGATCGCTACTATCTCTGCTAACTCAGATGAGAGCATCGGCAAACTAATCGCTGATGCGATGGAGAAAGTTGGCAAAGATGGCGTCATAACAGTAGAAGAGGCAAAGTCTATCCAAGACGAGCTAAGCGTTGTTGAGGGTATGCAGTTTGACCGCGGATACCTAAGCCCATACTTCATCACAAACCCTGAAAAGATGCAAGTAGAGCTAAGCAATCCATTCATATTGCTATTTGACAAGAAGATCACAAATTTAAAAGATCTACTCCCTGTGCTTGAGCAAGTACAAAAGAGTGGCAAACCACTTCTAATCATCGCTGAAGATATCGAAGGCGAGGCACTTGCAACGCTTGTTGTAAATAAACTTCGTGGCGTGCTAAACATCTCAGCCGTAAAAGCTCCTGGCTTTGGCGACAGAAGAAAAGCGATGCTTGAAGATATTGCTATCTTAACAGGTGGCGAAGTCATTAGCGAAGAGCTAGGTAGAACACTTGAGAGCGCTACTATAAATGACCTTGGACAAGCTTCAAGCGTAGTTATCGATAAAGATAACACAACTATCGTAAATGGTGCGGGCGAGAAGTCAGCGATCGACGCTAGAATAACTCAGATCAAAGCGCAAATCGCTGAGACAACAAGTGACTATGACAAAGAAAAACTTCAAGAGCGCCTTGCAAAACTAAGTGGTGGCGTGGCAGTTATTAAAGTAGGTGCTGCGACTGAGACTGAGATGAAAGAGAAAAAAGACCGCGTAGATGACGCTCTAAGCGCTACTCGTGCAGCTGTAGAAGAGGGCATCGTAGTAGGTGGCGGTTCAGCTCTTATCCTTGCTTCAAAGAGCGTAAATTTAAATTTACAAGGCGATGAGGCAATCGGTGCTGAGATCGTTAGAAGAGCGCTTCGTGCTCCACTTCGCCAAATCGCTGAGAACGCTGGCTTTGACGCTGGCGTAGTAGCAAACGCAGTTGAGACAAACAAAGATGCAAATTTTGGCTTTAACGCTGCAACTGGCGAATATGTAAATATGTTTGAAGCTGGCATTATCGATCCAGTTAAAGTTGAGAGAGTTGCGCTTCAAAACGCTGTTAGCGTGGCTAGCTTACTACTAACAACTGAGGCAACTATCAGCGAGATAAAAGAAGAAAAAGCAATGCCTGCAATGCCTGACATGGGCGGAATGGGTGGTATGGGCGGCATGATGTAG
- a CDS encoding phosphomannomutase/phosphoglucomutase, whose amino-acid sequence MKYDEIFREYDIRGIFEKDLTEDSVKAIGLALGKKFNEFGVKTLSIGFDARLSASTLFRYLLSGLNKAGGFKIYNIGLLPTPVGYFSVYADYFDANIMITGSHNPKEYNGFKITIKKDSFFGKDLQILKDKVNEIIASGEQIADNESCEKFNILEKYVEFFVKEFSELKNFKKPFIIDCANGAVGVSLVPIVKALGLNAKILYEDPDGNFPNHHPDPSEKENLKELFLLIEKKEFDLGFGFDGDGDRIAVITPKRDIKGDELAYLYALNMKHPKVLGEVKCSQNMYDEIAKIGEVFMGKTGHSNIKKMMKELNVDLAAEVSGHIFFKERYFGFDDALYAMMRVLELVHKGFDLDGELDKMPLVFSTDEIKVKTTDEAKFKIVAKLKDCVKNESCDLPKIKNIIDIDGIRIQFENGWALVRASNTTPVIVTRFEAKSKEFLEEIEQKVTNLLKSLM is encoded by the coding sequence ATGAAATATGATGAAATTTTTAGAGAATATGACATACGCGGTATTTTTGAAAAAGACTTGACGGAGGACAGCGTCAAGGCTATAGGGCTTGCTTTGGGTAAGAAATTTAACGAATTTGGCGTGAAAACTTTAAGCATTGGCTTTGATGCAAGACTAAGTGCTAGCACGCTTTTTAGGTATCTGCTAAGCGGTCTAAACAAGGCTGGTGGCTTTAAAATTTATAACATCGGCTTGCTACCAACTCCTGTTGGCTACTTTAGCGTTTATGCTGATTATTTCGACGCAAACATCATGATCACGGGCTCTCACAACCCAAAAGAGTACAACGGCTTTAAGATTACCATTAAAAAAGATAGCTTCTTTGGCAAAGATCTGCAAATTTTAAAAGATAAGGTGAACGAGATAATCGCCTCTGGTGAGCAGATCGCAGACAATGAGAGCTGTGAGAAATTTAATATCTTAGAAAAATATGTTGAGTTTTTTGTAAAAGAGTTTAGTGAGCTTAAAAATTTCAAAAAGCCTTTTATCATCGACTGTGCAAATGGCGCTGTTGGCGTGAGTTTGGTGCCAATCGTTAAAGCGCTTGGGCTAAATGCAAAAATTTTATATGAAGATCCAGACGGAAATTTCCCAAATCACCATCCAGATCCAAGCGAAAAAGAGAATTTAAAAGAGCTGTTTTTGCTCATTGAAAAGAAGGAATTTGACCTTGGATTTGGCTTTGACGGAGATGGCGACAGGATCGCAGTTATAACTCCAAAAAGAGATATAAAAGGCGATGAGCTAGCCTATCTTTATGCACTAAATATGAAACATCCAAAGGTGCTTGGTGAGGTTAAATGCTCGCAAAACATGTATGATGAGATTGCAAAAATAGGCGAAGTTTTCATGGGCAAGACTGGGCATAGCAACATCAAAAAAATGATGAAAGAGCTAAACGTAGATCTAGCGGCTGAAGTTAGCGGTCATATCTTTTTTAAAGAGCGATATTTTGGCTTTGACGATGCGCTTTACGCGATGATGAGGGTGCTTGAGCTAGTTCACAAGGGTTTTGACCTTGATGGCGAGCTTGATAAGATGCCACTTGTCTTTAGCACCGATGAGATCAAGGTAAAGACGACTGATGAGGCTAAATTTAAGATAGTTGCCAAGCTAAAAGATTGTGTGAAAAATGAGAGTTGCGACCTGCCAAAGATAAAAAATATCATTGATATTGATGGTATAAGGATTCAGTTTGAAAATGGCTGGGCGCTGGTACGCGCGTCAAATACAACGCCAGTTATTGTTACTAGATTTGAGGCAAAGAGCAAGGAATTTTTAGAAGAGATCGAGCAAAAAGTAACAAATCTACTAAAGAGCTTAATGTAG
- the groES gene encoding co-chaperone GroES, whose protein sequence is MNFQPLGKRVLVERVEETKTTASGIIIPDNAKEKPLSGEVKAVGAEVEGVKVGDKVVFAKYGGTEINLDDKTYLVLNIDDVLGVIK, encoded by the coding sequence ATGAACTTTCAACCATTAGGCAAGCGTGTTCTAGTCGAACGCGTAGAGGAGACAAAGACCACAGCTTCGGGCATTATTATACCTGATAACGCAAAAGAAAAACCTTTAAGCGGTGAGGTAAAAGCAGTCGGGGCTGAAGTAGAGGGCGTAAAAGTTGGTGATAAAGTTGTATTTGCAAAATACGGTGGCACTGAGATAAATTTAGATGATAAAACATATCTTGTTTTAAACATTGATGATGTTTTAGGCGTGATTAAATAA